The sequence below is a genomic window from Blastopirellula retiformator.
CGTTGTACGCCTTGGTCGCATCGACCGTCACATTGGTGAAGGGAGCGTCCGGCGCCGTTTGATACGACAGGTAAATGTGCTCGGGATCGACCAGGGCGTCGCTGACCATCCAGCGGGCGATGATCTCGCCGCTGGGGAGCGGATTCAGCTCGAGCTTGACCGTCGGCAGTTCGGTATCGACGCGGACCTTTAGTTCCGGCTTCTGCTCACTGACCGACAGCTTGCCGTCGCGCGTCATCGTGCGAACCGAAAACCAATATTCGCCGTCGTTGTTGGTCTGAAAGACAAAGCGGTTGGCGGCGGGAGACTCGGCGCGATACTGCGACCAATTGATCCCTTGATCGTTGGAGACCATCAGGTGAACTTCCACCGGCGGATTCGGTCCGTCTTGCTTCACCTGGAAGGGGATCGCGAACTCACGCTGACGCGTCTCCATCACTTCCAACGCCGACGGACCGGTAGGTCGAGCCTGTTGGGCGAACAGGCCTAGCGGGCAACCAAGTAGCCCGACCAATCCCAGCGACAAATAGCGAATGATGGTAGTCAATGTAAGTAGCTGCCCTGACGACGTCTGCAGAAAGTCAACGACGGTTGTTCGTTACTATCGGACGATTAGGAAATGTCGCTGGAGATAGCAGCCCTGTTTGGTCCCGTTAGCGAACCATGGAAGACTTTGCCGACGGCGCAGAGTTTGTCCGTCCTAGGGGTGCTGCCGGTATTGCCCCCAACTGTCGACTTCTATCGCTAGTCGAATCTCGCCCAGTCGGACGCCGCCCCGCAACCGGCCAGGTTTATCAGACGCGATCACGGCGTCGTCAGCAGGTCCTGCAGTTCGGTATAGACCTCTTCTCTCCCGTCGCGGGTCGACATGTCGTGCATCAGTTGCTGACTTGTGTAGTCGGGCAGCAAGAAGACGTCCCCTCCCTGCATGACGACATTGCCGGTCAGGCTATTGGGCAAGGTTGCGGCGTTTTCGGGATCATTTTCGATCAGCAGCGAATCTCGATTGAGCAACAGATCGGTCGGCTCGATCCAATTGACTCCGGTTCCGTTCTTTTCAACTACCAACAGCACCGAATCGGGATCATCGGCGACATCGCCCCGTGAGACGCCGCCGTCATCGGGAAACAAGGTTTGCTTACCGCGAATCACGACAAACCGCGTGTCATAGTAGCCGCCGCTGCTGGAGTCGTCAAAACTGCGATAGACGCTCGGCATTTCGTAGACCAACTGCATGTTGGTCGGATCGTCCCACGGCAAACTCAGGTTGTACCGAGAGTAAATGTCGGAGTGCCCCAGAAATGGCAACAGCAGCACCCGCCACGAGTGCATCGGCTTCCCCTTGTCGTCGGTCGTGACCGCCGGCGGGAAAGCCCCATAAGTATCGTGATAGGCGTTCATCGCCTCGGCGATACGTTTGAGATTGTCGCGTGAGGCCTCGTTTTGCGTATTGCGGCGGGCTTGGCGGATCGCCGGAACCGCCACGCTGGCGACGCCGCCGCCGCAAATCGCCAAGCAAGCGAGCCCCGCAAACGAAAAGCCCAGGATCATCATGATCGTCGACAGCGGCATCCGGGCCTGATCGGTCTCGGCAGGGCGCCGCCGAGCGCCAGGTTTCACGACCTGCGCGACCGTCGGCCCGGTCGCAGCCAACTGCGGAATCGTAATCGTCTTGGCGCAAATGGCGCACGGGCCTGATTGGCCGGCGTAGCTTTCATCGATTTCCATTTGCGTCCCGCAGTGGGGACAAGTAAACGAGATCGGCATAGGGTAAGCATTCTGCGAGGGGGGCGTCGAACAGCGCCGATTATAGGCGTCCCTGGCGACGATCGCTAACAGTCCGTTGATTTTCTCGACGGACTGCGTGATCGCACGGATGCGATCCCAAAATAACGACGTAAGTCGTTATTTTGCGAGCCGCGAAGAGCTACGCTCTGAGCCTGGCGAGGTTGGAAAATGCCACGATGGCATTTTTCAACAGTCAGCTAACAGTCTGTCAATTTCTGGCTCGGAAGTCTTGCACGATCTGCACGTATTGGGCCGCCAAGTCGGCGATCCGCTGCATATCGCCGGTCGCGACCGCTTGCTTGTCAATCAAAGACCCACCCACGCCCAAAGCACAGGCGCCTGACGCCAGAAAGTCAGCCGCGGTCTGCAAATTGACGCCGCCGGTCGGCATTAGCTGGATGTAGGGCAGGGGACCATGCAGCGCCTTCAGGTACTTCGGCCCAGTAATCTCCGACGGAAAGATCTTCACCACGTCGGCCCCGGCCTGCCAGGCGGTCAGCACCTCGGTGGGCGTCAGCGCTCCAGGCAGGACCGCTTTACTGTAGCGCCGGCACAGCTCGATCGTCTCCAGGTTGATCGCCGGCGAGACGATAAACTCGGCGCCCGCCAATATGGCCAGTCGGGCGGTCTCGGGATCCAAAACTGTCCCGGCGCCCAACACAATCTTCCCCCCCAGCCGGTCGGCGACCGCTTCCAGCACCTGGTGCGCCTTGGGCACGGTGAAGGTCACCTCGATCGCATGAACGCCGCCGGCCAGCAGCGCTTCGGCGATATCGACGACCGCTTCGGGGCGATCTGCCCGCAGAACGGCGACAATTCCGCAATCGGTGATCCGCTGGACGGTGGTCGGTGCTGGCATGGCGGTGCGGTTCCCCCAGAAAGACGTTTGCTGACGCAGCGGAGGACGCCCAGACGACGGTTCCGCCCCATCGATGCGAAAAAAAGGTAAACTCAAGTGAGGCCAACTTTTAGGCAAAGCTTTGTCAAACTGGCCAAACATGAGATAATACCAAAACCAGACGCCGCTCGGGCCGCGCGGTTGTTCTCCTCTCCACCCCGCGCTCGCTTGAAGAAGAATGGACGCAGAAACGTTCTGGAACCTAGGACAGGGAATTGTGCTACTAGTGCTTTCACTCGTAGCACTGATACTAGCGTTCCAAATTATGAGAAGGTTTCGGGATCGCGCCGACGACGACCTGCCAGAGCAAGAAACACTGCTATCAAACTTCCGGGATTTGCATTCACGGGGTGCTCTTAGCGACGAGGAATTCCGAAAGATTAAGACGGACATTTCGACGCAAATCCGTAACGCGGCAACAGATCCAAAAGATGAGCCGCAATCGGAAAAGCCAAAGGATGTCTGACTTTTTTGCGGTTATGTTCCGCACAAACGTAACGATGCATCCGTACATCGAGTTGTTCAAGCCTGGGAGGCTGCTGGGTCGAAATCACAACTTGTCAGCGACAACGCGTGACTTCGAGCCCGGAATGTACGGACGCTTGAGATAGATTTACTAGAGAACGATAGCTCGACTCTCTGCGGACAAGGATGCCCCCCGGGCCCACGGCTTCACCGCCAACGGCCAATCGAGCGACACCTGGGAGTTTGGAACTGAGTCGGCGAACATCGCCCTTTCGCCAATGACGCGACTATACGTCGCGCTCGGTTCAACTTGAGAAGCCGTAAAGGAGTTATGTGAATGCCCGCGGGAAAAGATCTCACTGGTGGACGTCGCAGTTCGACGAATAAAAAGAACGCTTTCTGTTCGTTCTGCCGCAAAAGCTACCGGGAAGTTGGACCGCTGGTCGAAGGGCCCGGTGACGTTTACATCTGCGGAGAATGTATCGATCTCTGCAAGTCGATCCTCGAACAAGAGAATCGCCGTCGCGGCGCCAGCGGCAAACTGTTTAACCACGTTCCCAGCCCACGCGAAATTATGACGTCGCTCGACGAGTACGTCATCGGCCAGGGTAACGCCAAAAAGGTGCTATCGGTCGCCGTCCACAACCACTACAAGCGTCTGATGATGGGCGCCGAAGGCGCGGACGTCGAAATCGAAAAATCGAACATCCTGCTCGCCGGCCCGACCGGCAGCGGCAA
It includes:
- a CDS encoding DUF1559 family PulG-like putative transporter, with translation MEIDESYAGQSGPCAICAKTITIPQLAATGPTVAQVVKPGARRRPAETDQARMPLSTIMMILGFSFAGLACLAICGGGVASVAVPAIRQARRNTQNEASRDNLKRIAEAMNAYHDTYGAFPPAVTTDDKGKPMHSWRVLLLPFLGHSDIYSRYNLSLPWDDPTNMQLVYEMPSVYRSFDDSSSGGYYDTRFVVIRGKQTLFPDDGGVSRGDVADDPDSVLLVVEKNGTGVNWIEPTDLLLNRDSLLIENDPENAATLPNSLTGNVVMQGGDVFLLPDYTSQQLMHDMSTRDGREEVYTELQDLLTTP
- a CDS encoding bifunctional 4-hydroxy-2-oxoglutarate aldolase/2-dehydro-3-deoxy-phosphogluconate aldolase, giving the protein MPAPTTVQRITDCGIVAVLRADRPEAVVDIAEALLAGGVHAIEVTFTVPKAHQVLEAVADRLGGKIVLGAGTVLDPETARLAILAGAEFIVSPAINLETIELCRRYSKAVLPGALTPTEVLTAWQAGADVVKIFPSEITGPKYLKALHGPLPYIQLMPTGGVNLQTAADFLASGACALGVGGSLIDKQAVATGDMQRIADLAAQYVQIVQDFRARN